A stretch of Pseudomonas sp. 7SR1 DNA encodes these proteins:
- a CDS encoding efflux RND transporter periplasmic adaptor subunit, which yields MSQDQEHRSPSTQGHLRKHPVAYFVGVIALAVAALAIIVVKRSPAPAEDSAVATPALTVTSAAPREVSWPTEIRASGAIAAWEEASIGAQIGGYQLTDVRVNVGDVVKKGQVIARFDPALLQADHAQLKANADQAAANRQRALTLQSSGAMSDQDVLQLVTQSKTADALLAANELRLRYTDVKAPDDGVISARTATLGTVVPVGQELFRMIRRGRLEWRGELTAEQLAQVKVGQEVALDLPDGKTAKGTVRQTSPILDSASRLAIVYADIPPGSTARAGMYANGRLGLGTGPALVVPAESVVIRDGHSHVLVLADTSATPRVSLRSVTVGRRIGREVEITKGLAQGEHVVVQGAGFLKDRDLVRISQGQPAGAARP from the coding sequence ATGAGCCAAGATCAAGAACACCGCAGCCCATCCACCCAGGGGCACCTCCGGAAGCACCCGGTCGCGTATTTCGTGGGCGTGATTGCCTTGGCCGTGGCGGCGTTGGCGATCATCGTCGTCAAGCGCAGCCCGGCGCCTGCCGAAGATTCTGCCGTGGCGACGCCGGCTCTGACCGTGACCAGTGCTGCCCCTCGGGAAGTCTCCTGGCCCACGGAGATCAGGGCTTCAGGCGCGATCGCTGCGTGGGAAGAAGCCAGCATCGGTGCGCAGATAGGTGGCTATCAGCTCACCGACGTGCGCGTGAATGTTGGCGATGTCGTCAAGAAGGGGCAGGTCATCGCACGCTTCGATCCTGCGCTGCTGCAGGCGGATCATGCGCAACTGAAGGCGAATGCAGATCAGGCCGCTGCCAACCGCCAGCGCGCGCTCACGTTGCAAAGCAGTGGCGCGATGAGCGATCAGGACGTGCTCCAGCTCGTGACGCAATCGAAAACCGCGGATGCACTGCTCGCGGCCAATGAATTGCGGCTGCGTTACACCGACGTCAAGGCGCCGGACGATGGTGTCATCAGTGCCAGGACAGCAACACTCGGCACCGTCGTCCCGGTGGGGCAGGAACTGTTCCGCATGATTCGTCGGGGGCGCCTGGAATGGCGCGGAGAACTGACCGCTGAGCAACTCGCTCAGGTCAAGGTCGGGCAGGAGGTCGCGCTTGACCTGCCTGACGGCAAGACCGCGAAGGGGACGGTCCGTCAGACCTCGCCCATTTTGGACAGTGCCTCGCGACTGGCCATCGTTTACGCCGATATCCCGCCGGGAAGCACGGCGCGGGCCGGCATGTACGCCAACGGCAGGCTCGGACTCGGAACGGGCCCGGCGCTGGTCGTGCCCGCTGAGAGCGTGGTCATCCGTGATGGGCACAGCCATGTCCTTGTACTGGCCGACACGAGCGCCACACCGCGCGTTTCGCTGCGAAGCGTCACCGTTGGCCGTCGCATTGGCCGAGAGGTAGAGATCACCAAGGGGCTGGCCCAGGGCGAGCATGTCGTCGTCCAAGGTGCAGGGTTCCTCAAAGATCGTGATCTGGTGCGTATCTCCCAAGGCCAACCTGCGGGAGCGGCCAGGCCATGA